In Fusarium oxysporum f. sp. lycopersici 4287 chromosome 11, whole genome shotgun sequence, the following are encoded in one genomic region:
- a CDS encoding hypothetical protein (At least one base has a quality score < 10) has protein sequence MSEPDPRAIEAHQTLGFIRRKRKQVGRACDGCRLQRIKCDNSVPCLNCRTRGRECSNNNAPTVTTLPQAQDEIDKLRRRVKELEAQLLQARNSETPTSQQQEPTPPGGSPALTRPATQESSKTKFWDGVYLRPARSPHSAWFGPSSLYFFIHRLSTFLSAQADHMLIHLASNLEQLGQPTVTQDSSRLLAPLTRVNEEGFYLTPVQEGYFINLYWETYHTCIYAVVDEASFKAHYQSLYVDVPAGSPRKPSALVDIILAMCMQYHTSALPCGQQGNILEDNDATMAGRWYYRRAQALLACEVESPSISTLQCHLLCALYVCGGSFHNMADTTISLAIRTAYMLGLHLDPPPTMPRHEREFRRRLWWSVYEADSKVGMKVGRPFLIRDSYAMPDLPSDTLEVAIESGSAFPPIGDNATWLTLNLQRTKLYQTARALNQTFYGHELRVAEGHSVYDDPNTMEDLANTWSSKTIALTEWTKQIPRALKTSRKYGSPYSLDDSILGIEQFAPQWLQRQRLHLELEYHHLCIGLHRPFLSFAPQQGSSATAMAVKCAQHAIQLTNINHQVLSKTPILNGWHEAFQWQWSAEMTLVGFAVAYLNHPLAPAVRSSIKLAVSVLDIFARSFDAASKAAVIVRTLHTNIESVMAQFEMQSGPTTVATMGGSVLYNPPAQGGMANAVANQFDSIGGDFDLLDMAMNVDFWADLDMLLPGISGTTTDTAAT, from the coding sequence ATGAGTGAGCCAGACCCTAGAGCGATTGAAGCTCACCAAACACTCGGATTCATTAGGCGGAAGCGAAAACAAGTCGGCAGAGCTTGTGATGGCTGTCGACTCCAGCGGATAAAATGCGACAACAGCGTTCCATGTCTCAACTGTCGCACGCGCGGTCGCGAGTGCAGTAACAATAACGCGCCTACTGTGACGACTCTTCCTCAAGCGCAAGATGAGATCGATAAACTGAGGCGGCGGGTGAAAGAGCTCGAGGCTCAACTTTTGCAGGCGCGGAATAGCGAGACGCCCACTtcacagcaacaagaaccGACACCACCTGGCGGATCTCCAGCTCTCACAAGACCAGCGACTCAGGAAAGCTCGAAGACGAAATTTTGGGATGGCGTGTACCTTCGCCCGGCACGATCGCCGCACAGCGCTTGGTTCGGGCCTTCGTCACTTTACTTCTTCATCCACCGACTCAGCACATTTCTCAGCGCTCAAGCCGACCACATGCTCATTCACCTCGCTAGCAATTTAGAACAGTTGGGACAGCCGACAGTAACGCAAGACTCTTCGCGCCTGCTGGCACCTCTCACGCGCGTCAACGAGGAGGGATTTTATCTCACCCCAGTTCAAGAAGGGTACTTCATCAACCTGTACTGGGAAACATACCATACATGCATCTATGCTGTGGTCGATGAGGCGAGTTTCAAGGCGCATTATCAATCACTGTACGTCGATGTACCAGCCGGATCGCCGAGAAAGCCATCCGCATTGGTAGACATCATACTCGCCATGTGCATGCAATATCACACGTCGGCCCTCCCATGCGGTCAGCAAGGCAACATCCTCGAAGACAACGATGCAACCATGGCTGGTCGATGGTACTACCGAAGAGCGCAGGCACTCTTGGCTTGCGAGGTCGAGagtccatccatctcaactCTTCAGTGCCATTTGCTCTGCGCGTTGTACGTTTGTGGAGGATCCTTTCACAACATGGCAGACACAACCATTTCCCTTGCGATTCGGACAGCTTACATGTTAGGCCTGCACCTGGATCCGCCACCCACAATGCCACGACACGAGCGCGAATTCCGACGACGACTATGGTGGTCTGTTTATGAGGCTGATTCGAAGGTCGGTATGAAGGTCGGCCGCCCGTTTCTCATTCGCGACTCGTACGCCATGCCCGATCTGCCCAGTGATACCCTTGAAGTAGCGATTGAGTCGGGCTCGGCATTTCCTCCCATCGGAGATAACGCTACATGGCTCACTCTCAACCTGCAGCGCACGAAGTTGTACCAAACCGCGAGAGCTCTGAATCAAACCTTCTACGGTCATGAGTTGAGGGTTGCCGAAGGGCATTCTGTCTATGATGATCCAAACACAATGGAAGATCTTGCAAATACTTGGAGCTCAAAAACAATAGCCCTCACAGAGTGGACAAAGCAGATTCCCCGAGCTCTCAAGACAAGCCGGAAATACGGCAGCCCGTACTCCCTCGATGACTCCATTCTCGGTATCGAGCAGTTTGCACCACAGTGGCTTCAGCGACAGCGCTTACACCTCGAACTCGAGTATCATCACCTTTGCATCGGTCTCCATCGTCCGTTTCTGTCGTTTGCTCCACAGCAGGGAAGTTCGGCAACGGCAATGGCAGTCAAGTGCGCACAGCATGCGATCCAGCTCACAAACATCAACCACCAGGTTTTATCCAAGACTCCAATCCTCAACGGCTGGCATGAAGCTTTCCAGTGGCAATGGAGCGCAGAGATGACCTTGGTCGGATTTGCTGTTGCGTATCTCAATCACCCACTCGCGCCAGCCGTACGCTCATCCATAAAGCTCGCTGTCTCTGTCCTCGACATCTTCGCTCGTAGCTTTGATGCTGCTTCCAAAGCTGCGGTCATCGTTCGTACCCTACACACGAACATTGAGTCCGTCATGGCGCAGTTCGAGATGCAATCGGGCCCGACGACTGTGGCAACCATGGGTGGTTCCGTCTTGTATAATCCACCTGCCCAAGGAGGAATGGCGAACGCAGTCGCAAATCAGTTTGATTCAATTGGTGGAGATTTCGATCTCCTGGACATGGCGATGAATGTGGACTTTTGGGCTGATCTCGATATGCTTCTACCAGGGATTTCGGGGACTACAACTGATACAGCTGCGACTTAG
- a CDS encoding hypothetical protein (At least one base has a quality score < 10), translating into MSPPRRALISITSASATLFDGKETTGLFITEALHPYKVLRAAGFEVDLASETGTYTPDWLSQQPDFLNGDDLAIWNDTNSEFRKKLDNMTKASELDPSKYGLFYASAGHAALIDYPTASSLQNIAAQVWASGGVVSTVCHGPAIFANLIDPTTNEPLIKGKKITGFTTEAENTMKIMGELRSWGSEMVEEVAARLGAICKFPLRAMTEALLTV; encoded by the coding sequence AtgtctcctcctcgtcgtgCTCTGATCAGCATCACCTCTGCTTCTGCCACTCTCTTTGACGGCAAAGAGACCACCggtctcttcatcactgaAGCTCTTCATCCCTACAAGGTCTTGAGGGCTGCCGGATTTGAGGTGGACCTCGCCTCCGAGACTGGCACTTACACGCCTGACTGGCTCTCTCAGCAGCCTGACTTCCTCAATGGCGACGATCTGGCTATCTGGAATGACACCAACAGCGAGTTCCGCAAGAAGCTTGACAACATGACCAAAGCCTCTGAGCTTGACCCATCCAAGTATGGTCTGTTCTACGCCTCAGCTGGACATGCAGCCCTCATTGACTACCCCACTGCATCTTCTCTCCAAAACATCGCTGCTCAGGTCTGGGCTAGCGGTGGAGTCGTCTCGACTGTTTGTCACGGCCCAGCCATCTTTGCCAATCTCATTGACCCCACCACCAATGAGCCTCTGATCAAGGGAAAAAAGATCACCGGTTTTACTACCGAGGCTGAGAACACGATGAAGATTATGGGCGAGCTTCGAAGCTGGGGCTCCGAGATGGTCGAGGAAGTTGCCGCTCGTCTTGGTGCAATCTGTAAGTTCCCTCTCCGGGCGATGACTGAAGCTCTACTAACGGTATGA